The Terriglobales bacterium DNA segment GATGGCGCGCACGGTGGACTTGCCGCGGTCGGGCAGCGAGAAGGTGACGGTCGAGCTCTCGCCCGGCGCGGGGCGGCCGCTCGAGGTCGACAGCGACATGCCGCCGCCGGAGACTTCCTGGCTGAGCGCGGTGAAGCGCTGGCCGCGCTCGGGATCGACCTGGACTTCCATGACGACGGGGACGCGGACGTAGCGGCGGAGCTCGTGCAGGACCAGCAGGTGGCTGGCGCGGACGGCGCGCAGCACCATCTGGCGGTCGAGCGGGCGCGGCAGCACGACGTTGAGCCCGAACTTGGAGAAGCGCAGCGCCTCGGCGGAGTCGCCGGCGATGGCGTAGATGACCAGCCGCTTGTTGGAGGGTGAGTTGCGCGCCGCGTCCAGGATCTTCGCCGCCTCCGCGTGGTCGAGCGGCACCACGCAGGCCTCGAACTTCTCCTTCCACAGGCGCTGGCCGATGTCGCCCTCGAGGCGCACCACCGCGATGTTGAACTGCTTGAAGCACTCCGCCAGCACCGCCTCCGCGGCCTGGTCGACGTGGAAGATGGCGACGCGGGCAGTGCTCTGCTTGGGCGTCAGGGAACCGGGAGCAGCCGACATAAGGGGCTCATGATAACAAAGGCGGCGGAAAGCGGAGGAGCAAGTGTCTCATGCGCGAGCTAGCGCGGCTGGTCGGCGGGAGAGCCGGCGGGCGCCGCGGCGGGCGTGGCGAGCGCGGGCGTGAGCACCGGGTTCGCGAAGCCGTCTTCCGGAGCGGGCGCTTCCTCTTCGGAGGCGGCGACGGACTTGGTGAGCTCGTAGTCCTTGTAGACGGTGATGTGGAAGACGCGCTGGCGGAACTCCTCGGCGACGTCGATGACGCCGCGGTTCTGCTGCTCGAGCAGGTACTCGCGGATCCAGTTGAGCTGCTTCCTGGTCATGCCGCGCTTGCCGATGTCGATGGTGGCGCCGGTGAGGTGGGGCGAGGCGAGGTCGCCGTCGATGTCGGCGGCGTTGCGGTTGCGGCGGCGCAGCTTCTTCTGCACCGCGACGGTGCGCACGGCGGAGGTCACCATCAGCGGCTGCTGGAACTGCTCGTAGTAGTCGCGGCCGAAGTCTTCGACGAAGGCGCGGGTCCAGGGCCGGCAGTAGCGGCGCTCGCGCGGCAGGTTGCCGGCGACCGCGGCGTAGTCGTTCGCGGGCAGCTCGACCAGCGCGCCCGCCTGCGTGAGCTCGAACAGCTGCTCGTCGTCCTCGATGCGCTCCAGCTCCTCGGTGCGCTCGTTCTGGCGCAGCAGCGATTCGCGCGAGCCCTTCACCGGCGACCACGGGATGAAGATGCGGCGCAGGCGCCCGCGGCGGCCGCGCACCCGGATCTTGGTGCGGCGCGCGCTCGCGCGGCGGTTCTTCTTCTTGATGGTGGTCTTTTGCAGCGACTTGCCGCGGGCCGCGCTGCGCGTGGCCGGGGCCTTCGTCGCCGCCGGCGCGGGCAGCTCGAAGAGGATGGCGAATGCCAGGAGCAACAGGGCTAGTCTGCGCATGAACCGGGAATGAACCTCGCCATCCAACAGCTACTCGGGATTAGACACCGGCCCCTTAGGCCTGGTTGTAGTTATCACTCAGTAAAGTCCTAAGGGGAGTGACTCGGCGGATTCTACGGGAGCGGGATGCGAATGCAATAGGGAAAAGCTCCGAGACGAGGTTACGAGAGTGATACGACCATGCGCGGCGCGCCGCGGCCCGCGCGGCGTCGGGACGTAAGGCGCCCTTACCGAAAGTGGCGGGAGGGTGGCGCGAAGAGGTTAAGGAAAGATTGCGGCGCGCCGCGGCCAACGGCAGAGCAGCCGCTGCAATCCTAGCTGTCGCAGCCCCCTGCGGAGACTCCTGATGACACGCGCTCGCCTTCTGCTGCCCGCCTTGTTCGCCATCCTATTTCTGACAGCCACCTTCGCGCAGGGCGCGGGGATCCCCGCGCCCTTTTCCTCTTATAGTCCGGGTTACTGACGGCGGAGGCAACGAAGACGCGGCGAATAAAGATTGTCTAGACAACTATTGCTTATGCAAGTATATTTGTAACCGCTGCGTAACAATTCCCAGACCGGATCGCTCTCCCCGTTCATCGGCCGCGTGACGCTGATGCCGCTGGTGAACGCGCTGTGGGAGTCGGTGGACCGCGTGCTGGAGCCGCTGGACATCACGGCGCGGCAAGGGGCGCTGCTGGTGAGCCTGCAGGTGGGCGAGGCGGCAACGACGGGCGAGCTGGCGCGCGCGTACGGCGTGGAGATGTCGTCGGTCACGCGCATGCTCGAGCGCATGGAGCGCAAGGGGCTCGTGCGGCGGGCGCGCTCCGGCGACGACCGCCGCAAGGTGATCGTGCGCGTGACGGCGGCGGGCAAGCGGAAGGTGAAAGAGGCGCTGCCGCTGGCCGCGAAGGTGGCGCAGCACACGTGGCACAACGTGACGGCGGAGGAGCGCCAGACGCTGCACCGCGTGATCGACAAGGTGCTGCGCAATCTCGGCGTGCAACATCCGCTGCGCTGAATCCGGCCCCTCCCCCGGTACGACCCGGCCCCGCTGCAATCAATCGCTATCGAAAGGGAGTATTGGACTTGAATCAACCGCAACGTCCCCCGGCGCCCGGAGGGTCCTCCGAGCGCCTTGAAACCAGCTCCAACCGTTCGCAACGGATGGGCATGTATACCCACCAGATCAAGAACCACCTGACCATCATCCTCGGCAGCTGCGACCTGGCCCTGGCGCCCGAAGCCGACGCCGGGTCGATCGCCGGGCAACTGGCGCACATCCGCGCCTCGGCGCTGACGATCGCGAACCTTACCAAGGCGATCGAGCCGCTCGAGAACTGACCGGGTGACCCAGCCGCCGGCGGCGGCTCATGACGCGTAACCTGGCGGGCCCCCCGGGAATCCCACTTCAGAGGATCGAAAACGAAGGAGAAGTCTGTGTTGGCACAAGAATGTGAACGTCCGGCCCCGATCCCGCGCGTCTCGCTGGAGGCGCTCTTCCAACTGGTGGGCACCTACGCGCGGGAGATCCAGAACCACGTGCAGGTAGCGCACGAGTCGTACACCTACGCGGGCGCGCCGGCGAATGCGGCGGAGCGCGAGGTGGTGGCGGGGCTGAACGAGATCCGCGAGGCCGCCAAGACGATCGAGCTGGTCACGCTGTGGTTCGGGCCGTCGCGGAAGTAGTTCCAAAAGGAAGAAGGCGCGGGCTGCGGCCCGCGCCTTTTTTGTTGCGCCTTACCGGGTGGTGAAGTTGCCCTGGTAGCGGACCTCGCCCTTGCCGGAGCGGATGAGGAAGGTGTAGGTGGTGTTGGGCTTGAGGTTCGAGAAGGTGACCTGGTGGTCGCGCCGGCCGCCGCGCTGATACTCGGTGCGGTGCCCGCGGATGCCGCCGCCCTCGAGCCAGACGTCGGTGGCGGCGACGTTGTTGGTCTGCCAGCGG contains these protein-coding regions:
- a CDS encoding PilZ domain-containing protein: MSAAPGSLTPKQSTARVAIFHVDQAAEAVLAECFKQFNIAVVRLEGDIGQRLWKEKFEACVVPLDHAEAAKILDAARNSPSNKRLVIYAIAGDSAEALRFSKFGLNVVLPRPLDRQMVLRAVRASHLLVLHELRRYVRVPVVMEVQVDPERGQRFTALSQEVSGGGMSLSTSSGRPAPGESSTVTFSLPDRGKSTVRAIVCWARPSESRDAEVLFGVRFNAEDDRRLAVRDWIEAYLDM
- a CDS encoding DUF5715 family protein; this translates as MRRLALLLLAFAILFELPAPAATKAPATRSAARGKSLQKTTIKKKNRRASARRTKIRVRGRRGRLRRIFIPWSPVKGSRESLLRQNERTEELERIEDDEQLFELTQAGALVELPANDYAAVAGNLPRERRYCRPWTRAFVEDFGRDYYEQFQQPLMVTSAVRTVAVQKKLRRRNRNAADIDGDLASPHLTGATIDIGKRGMTRKQLNWIREYLLEQQNRGVIDVAEEFRQRVFHITVYKDYELTKSVAASEEEAPAPEDGFANPVLTPALATPAAAPAGSPADQPR
- a CDS encoding fibronectin type III domain-containing protein — protein: MKRVTIFVLALALVTFVPAFAQTHNTQSNPQADTRGERNLPDQVDIVGTPDVRTSSNSATIRWQTNNVAATDVWLEGGGIRGHRTEYQRGGRRDHQVTFSNLKPNTTYTFLIRSGKGEVRYQGNFTTR
- a CDS encoding MarR family transcriptional regulator → MPLVNALWESVDRVLEPLDITARQGALLVSLQVGEAATTGELARAYGVEMSSVTRMLERMERKGLVRRARSGDDRRKVIVRVTAAGKRKVKEALPLAAKVAQHTWHNVTAEERQTLHRVIDKVLRNLGVQHPLR